The following are encoded in a window of Anoplopoma fimbria isolate UVic2021 breed Golden Eagle Sablefish chromosome 3, Afim_UVic_2022, whole genome shotgun sequence genomic DNA:
- the rgs18 gene encoding regulator of G-protein signaling 18 — protein MEALLFLFPQFNYMAPKEEAYFKMLGPEDFQAPKMKDDTSRQKDKDRKSRLSLFLTKSGSHENVSPHKKTDTTSSNISTEAALQWSDSFEELLKHSDGVKSFSQFLRTEFSEENIEFWLACEEYKTIDSDTKMLSKAKYIYTVYIDSEAPKEINIDHNTKLAIQKVIAQPTKSCFEAAQMKVYSLMKKDSYPRFLHSDIYLRLTRRKGPGATMFRRRSRSCVFNDRGEATTEPLAW, from the exons ATGGAGGCGcttctttttctatttcctcAATTTAACTACATGGCCCCAAAGGAGGAAGCGTATTTCAAAATGCTTGGTCCAGAAGACTTTCAGGCACCAAAGATGAAGGACGATACTAGCAG acagaaagacaaggaCAGGAAGAGCCGACTAAGCCTTTTTCTCACCAAGTCAGGCTCTCATGAAAACGTCAGTCCCCATAAAAAGACAGATACGACATCCAGCAA CATTTCAACAGAAGCAGCTTTGCAATGGAGCGACTCCTTTGAAGAATTGCTGAAGCACTCAG ATGGGGTGAAAAGCTTCTCTCAGTTCCTCAGGACAGAGTTCAGTGAGGAAAACATTGAGTTCTGGTTGGCCTGTGAAGAATACAAGACCATTGATTCAGACACGAAGATGCTGTCCAAAgccaaatatatttatacggTTTATATCGATTCCGAGGCCCCTAAAGAG ATCAACATTGACCACAACACCAAGCTAGCCATTCAGAAGGTCATAGCACAGCCCACAAAGAGCTGTTTCGAAGCGGCCCAGATGAAAGTCTACAGCCTGATGAAAAAGGACTCCTACCCCAGGTTCCTCCACTCTGACATTTATCTGCGTCTCACCAGGAGGAAAGGCCCGGGGGCCACCATGTTTCGCAGAAGGTCACGCTCCTGTGTATTCAACGACAGGGGTGAGGCCACAACTGAACCTTTGGCCTGGTAG
- the rgs1 gene encoding regulator of G-protein signaling 21 — translation MAIKLCCFPKDPLGDVETWSESVDKVLSCKAGQIAFREFLKSEYSEENILFWLACEEYKKIKTVPEMISSANRIYSEFVQTEAPRQINIDCGTRENITKNISQPSLASFDSAQKLIYSLMARDCYPRFLKSDIYQGLLRRTDSR, via the exons ATGGCGATAAA ATTGTGTTGCTTTCCCAAGGATCCACTGGGGGATGTTGAGACTTGGAGTGAGTCCGTGGACAAAGTCCTCAGTTGTAAAG CCGGACAGATAGCTTTCCGGGAGTTTCTGAAGTCCGAGTACAGTGAGGAGAACATACTGTTTTGGCTCGCCTGTGAGGAgtataaaaaaatcaagacGGTGCCAGAGATGATCTCTTCTGCCAACAGGATCTACTCAGAGTTTGTCCAAACAGAAGCGCCCAGACAG ATCAACATAGATTGTGGTACCAgagaaaacataacaaagaaCATCTCCCAGCCCTCCCTGGCTTCGTTTGATTCAGCACAGAAGCTCATCTACAGTCTGATGGCCAGGGATTGCTACCCACGCTTCCTAAAATCTGACATCTATCAGGGACTCCTGAGGAGAACTGATTCAAGGTGA
- the rgs13 gene encoding regulator of G-protein signaling 13 yields the protein MPSLAASSPRELQHLNMDTDNKKRAGNLKSRLQRRSSRVANTDGLCYEEMSQCSHSLESLLSSKYGMKIFQAFLKSEFSDENIEFWLVCEDYKKIRSSFRMSSRAKKIFKRYIQAEAPREINIDHKTRELIRRNMKTASTVCFDDAQRIVYGLMERDSYPRFLRSDIYQALLDSTSESVKM from the exons ATGCCGAGTCTAGCCGCATCATCACCACGGGAGCTGCAGCACCTCAACATGGACACTGATAACAAGAAAAG GGCAGGAAACCTGAAGTCTCGGCTGCAGCGTAGATCGTCTCGAGTCGCTAACACTGATGG GCTTTGTTATGAGGAGATGTCCCAGTGCTCACACTCACTAGAGAGCCTTCTATCATCCAAAT ATGGCATGAAGATATTCCAGGCCTTCTTGAAGTCAGAGTTCAGTGATGAAAACATTGAGTTTTGGCTGGTGTGTGAGGACTATAAGAAGATCAGGTCTTCCTTCAGGATGTCCTCCAGGGCCAAAAAGATCTTCAAACGCTATATTCAAGCTGAGGCTCCGAGAGAA ATCAACATTGATCACAAGACCAGAGAGCTGATCAGGCGGAACATGAAGACGGCCAGCACCGTGTGCTTTGACGATGCCCAGAGGATCGTCTACGGGCTAATGGAGAGGGACTCTTACCCACGTTTCCTCCGGTCTGACATCTATCAGGCTCTACTGGACTCCACATCAGAATCAGTTAAGatgtaa